The Geobacillus genomosp. 3 genome segment GGCGCCAAGGACGCCCGCTTGTTCGTAGCCGATATAGCCGGCCATTTTCGTGGCGATCGGGCCGGGAAGCGAGTTGCCGATCGCTAGCACTTCACTGAATTCGTTGACCGTCATCCACTGATAGCGGTCGACGACTTCGTGCTCCACAAGCGGGATGGACGCCGGGCCGCCGCCATAGCCTAAAATGCCGGGCCAAAAAAAGGCGAGAAACAAATGCCAATAAATCATGGTGACGCCCTCCTTTCACCGCGCTCGTTCCCGTTCGCCGCTTCCCGTTTTCCCCGCCCGACAAACGCCGCCGCCAGCAAAATGGCGACAATCAGCGCCGGATGGAGCCCGAGCCACTGCAAGGCGACAAAGCAGGCGACAAGCAGCAACGCAGCCGGCCCGATGCCGAGGGCCGCGCGCGCCTGCTTGGCAAACTGCCACGTCATTTCCGCCAACATGACCGCTACGACCGGCATTACCGCTTTTGTCATCCCGGCCACCCATGGCGTATCTTTGAACGAGGACAGCACAGCCAACAGCACGATCATCAACACAACGGTTGGCGCGGTTGTTGCCAAGACGGCGTTCACGAGCCCGAGCGGACCGCCGACGCGATGGCCGATATAACCGGCGAGCTTCGTCGCGATCGGGCCGGGCAAGGCGTTGGCAATGGCGAGAATTTCCGCGAACTCTTCATCGGTCATCCACCGGTATTTCGTCACGACCTCGGCGCGCACGAGCGGGATCGAGGATGGCCCGCCCCCATACCCGAGCATGCCGACGCGGAAAAAGGCGAGAAACAAATGCCATTGGTTCATCGGTGTCCTTCCTTTATCTTGAATTTCACCAAGCGGCGACCGCCCCGTCCGTGCGCGGCTCCGTCCCGGCGGCGAGCACGCCGGTTTGCGGGTCGCGCCAAATGATTTGCCCGCGGCCGAACGGACCGCCGTCTAACGCCACGCGGATGTCATGCCCTTTGCGGGCGAGCGCTTCGGCGATATGGCGCGGGAAGTGCGGCTCGACGAGCACGGTTTTCCCTTCCGTCCACTGCCAGCGGGGAGCATCGAGCGCCGCTTGCGGGTTCAAGGCAAAATCGACGGTGTTCATGATCACTTGCAAATGCCCTTGCGGCTGCATGAATCCGCCCATGACGCCGAACGGGCCGACCGGCGTGCCGCCTTTCGTCAAAAAGCCGGGGATGATCGTATGGTACGGCTTTTTCCTTGGCGCCAGCCCGTTCGGATGGCGTTCATCGAAGACAAAGTTATGGCCGCGGTTGTGCAGGGCGATGCCCGTGCCTGGGACGACGAGGCCGGAGCCGAAGCCCATGTAGTTGCTTTGGATGAACGACACCATGTTCCCGTCGCCGTCGGCGGCGGCCAAATAGACCGTTCCGCCTTTTGGCGGCGCGCCCGGCTCCGGCGTGAGCGCCTCCGCGCCGATTTGCGCCCGGCGCATGGCGGCAAACGACTCCGACAACAGCTCGTCTGGGCTGCAGCTCATATAACGGCGGTCGGCGATGTACGCTTTTCCATCGGCAAAGGCCAGCTTCATCGCCTCGATTTGCCGGTGGTGCGTCTCGACATCCGGGACGCTTGGCACGTCAAACCCGTTCATGATGTTGAGCGCCATCAACGCGACAAGCCCCTGCCCGTTCGGCGGAATTTCCCACACTTCATAGCCACGGTAGGAGACGGAGATCGGCTCGACCCATTCCGGTTCGTACTCGGCGAGGTCGTCCGCCGCCAAAAAGCCGCCGTATTGCTTCGAGAAGGTGGCGATTTTTTCCGCCAGCTCGCCGCGGTAAAAGCTTTCCGCCTCCGTTTCGGCAATCGAGCGGAGCGTCGCCGCATGGTCCGGAGACGCCCACACTTCCCCGATCTTCGGCGCGCGGCCGCCCGGCGCAAACGTCGCAAACCACGAGGCGAACTCCGGCCCGTTCAGCGCTTCTTTGTACACCCGATAAGCGTTCGCCCAGTATTTGCCCAGCACCGGCGATACTGGGTAGCCGTTTTCCGCATAGGCGATCGCCGGAGCGAGCGTTTCGGCAAGCGGCAGGCGGCCGAAGCGCTTCGCCAGCGCTGCCCACGCCGCCGGCGCGCCCGGCACCGTCACCGGGGCAAAACCGTACTTCGGCATCTCGGTATAGCCGCGCTCTTTCAACGCTTCGATCGAGATCGCTTTTGGCGCATAGCCGCTCGCATTCAGCCCGTACAGTTTCCCATTCGTCCAGACGAGAGCGAACGCATCGCCGCCGATGCCGTTCGATGTCGGTTCGACGACCGTCAGACAGGCGGCGGCGGCAATGGCGGCATCGATGGCGTTGCCGCCCTTTTTCAGCACGTCAAGCCCCGCCTGGGCCGCCAGCGGCTGCGACGTTGCGACGACGCCGTTTTTCGCAAACACCGTCATCCGCTGCGATGGGTAGGGGTGGTATAAGTAGTCCATGGCAGTTCCTCCTTACTTCACTTCATGGCAAGCGACAAAATGACCTGGAGCCGCTTCTTTCCACTCCGGTCGCTCTTGTTTGCATCGTTCGGTAGCCACCGGACAGCGCGTATGGAATGGGCAGCCTTTGGGCGGATTGGCCGGGTTCGGCAAATCCCCTTCAAGACGAATGCGTTCCCGCTTTGCGCCCGGTTTCGGCCGTGGAATGGCAGACAATAATGCTTTCGTATACGGGTGCAGCGGATTGGCGTACAGCTCCCGCGACGGCGCAAGTTCGACGGCATGGCCCAAATACATGACAAGCACCCGGTTGCAAAAATGACGAACGACCCCTAAATCGTGGGAGATGAACAAATACGTCAGCTCATGTTTTTCTTGAATGTCTTTTAACAGTTTAATGATTTGTGCTTGAACCGATACGTCCAAAGCGGAAACAGCCTCGTCGCAAATGACGAGCGACGGGTTCAAGGCGATCGCCCGGGCGATGCCGATCCGCTGCCGCTGTCCGCCGCTGAATTCATGCGGGTATCGGTCGTAATGCTCGGGACGGAGCCCGACTTCCTGGAGCAGCTGCAACACCCGCTCTTCACGCTCAGCCTTTGT includes the following:
- a CDS encoding chromate transporter; translation: MNQWHLFLAFFRVGMLGYGGGPSSIPLVRAEVVTKYRWMTDEEFAEILAIANALPGPIATKLAGYIGHRVGGPLGLVNAVLATTAPTVVLMIVLLAVLSSFKDTPWVAGMTKAVMPVVAVMLAEMTWQFAKQARAALGIGPAALLLVACFVALQWLGLHPALIVAILLAAAFVGRGKREAANGNERGERRASP
- a CDS encoding gamma-glutamyltransferase family protein encodes the protein MDYLYHPYPSQRMTVFAKNGVVATSQPLAAQAGLDVLKKGGNAIDAAIAAAACLTVVEPTSNGIGGDAFALVWTNGKLYGLNASGYAPKAISIEALKERGYTEMPKYGFAPVTVPGAPAAWAALAKRFGRLPLAETLAPAIAYAENGYPVSPVLGKYWANAYRVYKEALNGPEFASWFATFAPGGRAPKIGEVWASPDHAATLRSIAETEAESFYRGELAEKIATFSKQYGGFLAADDLAEYEPEWVEPISVSYRGYEVWEIPPNGQGLVALMALNIMNGFDVPSVPDVETHHRQIEAMKLAFADGKAYIADRRYMSCSPDELLSESFAAMRRAQIGAEALTPEPGAPPKGGTVYLAAADGDGNMVSFIQSNYMGFGSGLVVPGTGIALHNRGHNFVFDERHPNGLAPRKKPYHTIIPGFLTKGGTPVGPFGVMGGFMQPQGHLQVIMNTVDFALNPQAALDAPRWQWTEGKTVLVEPHFPRHIAEALARKGHDIRVALDGGPFGRGQIIWRDPQTGVLAAGTEPRTDGAVAAW
- a CDS encoding ABC transporter ATP-binding protein; protein product: MSESKQPLLRLEGVKKYYPIRGGLLRRVQGYVKAVENVSLDVFAGESIGIVGESGCGKSTLGRTILGLEEATDGSIFFQGEEISRLPERQRKKWKKEMQMVFQDPYASLNPRQRVGHALEEAFVIHTSMTKAEREERVLQLLQEVGLRPEHYDRYPHEFSGGQRQRIGIARAIALNPSLVICDEAVSALDVSVQAQIIKLLKDIQEKHELTYLFISHDLGVVRHFCNRVLVMYLGHAVELAPSRELYANPLHPYTKALLSAIPRPKPGAKRERIRLEGDLPNPANPPKGCPFHTRCPVATERCKQERPEWKEAAPGHFVACHEVK